A genome region from Oceanococcus sp. HetDA_MAG_MS8 includes the following:
- a CDS encoding YqgE/AlgH family protein: protein MSNMALRNNLLIALPNLADTPFERTVTLLCEHNDEGALGLVINRTLELSLSDMLDHLELDHQAIDGLEIPVYWGGPVSTERGFVLHRDASRWESTVALSDSLSLTSSRDILAAIGRGEGPRQFLVTLGYAGWDSGQLEREMGENAWLSTAVDESIVFDTDIELRWSRATGKLGVNAVNLDPHIGHA from the coding sequence ATGTCAAACATGGCCCTGCGCAACAACCTCCTCATCGCCCTGCCCAACTTGGCGGATACGCCTTTTGAGCGCACCGTGACCCTACTTTGCGAACACAACGACGAAGGTGCTCTGGGACTGGTGATCAACCGCACCCTAGAGCTGAGCCTGAGCGACATGCTCGATCACTTGGAGCTCGATCATCAGGCCATCGATGGCTTGGAGATTCCCGTGTATTGGGGTGGCCCGGTCAGTACGGAGCGCGGCTTTGTACTCCACCGCGACGCCAGCCGCTGGGAGTCGACTGTGGCCCTCAGTGATTCATTAAGCCTCACCAGCTCACGCGACATTCTGGCGGCCATTGGGCGCGGCGAAGGGCCTAGGCAGTTTTTGGTCACGCTGGGCTATGCCGGCTGGGATAGCGGTCAATTGGAACGGGAGATGGGAGAAAATGCTTGGCTGTCCACAGCCGTCGACGAAAGCATTGTCTTCGACACCGACATCGAGCTGCGCTGGTCACGGGCGACGGGAAAATTGGGCGTCAATGCGGTCAACCTCGACCCTCATATTGGCCACGCATGA
- the ruvX gene encoding Holliday junction resolvase RuvX — protein MRVTLGFDYGLARVGVAVGNSLTGTARALPMLPPPRDKAGWDAVSRVVREWQPAEFIVGMPPQSAGNEALLSAIRRFALELQQRYALPVHWVDESLSSRSAAGELRDARAAGLKSNRVRPGDEDSLAAAALLQQFYTDGR, from the coding sequence ATGAGAGTCACACTGGGCTTTGACTACGGTCTAGCCCGCGTTGGCGTTGCCGTTGGGAATAGCCTCACTGGCACGGCGAGGGCTTTGCCCATGCTCCCGCCTCCGCGAGACAAAGCGGGATGGGACGCCGTCAGCCGTGTGGTTCGTGAGTGGCAACCTGCCGAATTCATCGTCGGCATGCCGCCACAATCGGCGGGTAATGAGGCCTTACTCTCTGCTATTCGCCGCTTTGCACTAGAGTTACAGCAACGCTATGCACTGCCTGTACACTGGGTGGATGAAAGCTTGAGTTCGCGGTCGGCGGCTGGCGAACTCAGAGACGCCCGCGCAGCCGGCTTGAAATCAAACCGGGTGCGCCCAGGTGACGAAGACAGCCTTGCCGCCGCGGCCCTTTTGCAACAGTTTTACACCGACGGTCGATGA